GAAAGTATTTTTCTTGCACACTCGCATCGTTCGATCGACTGGCCCTTAGTTAAGTGATCATGAAATAGCACTGGGCCGCCATGCGGGAAACGATAGCCAATCACACCCGCTATAACAGCTTTGCCGTAATTATAGAGGGGGCTACCTGCAATTATCAAATACAGAAACAGGGCAACGGCATTCTGCTTTTATTCCATAGTAATATTACTGTGGCTTCAAGAAAAGCTTTCTTAGTGGGTATGACAGCCTAGAACTGTATGCAAGCAAACTTTCTTAAAAGCTTtacttttttctttatttatttttctgtcTACTTTTATAGCCATTATTACCGCTCGACTCGCTTCAACATTATATACTAAATGTAAACCAAAAGAAATTTTTATTACGACTCTAATACATCTTTGTGCTGGTCGCTCTAAGGGACTTGTTAGTAGTATAACTAGGATTTTATCCGGTAACCTTGAATGATTTTATTCCTTTTACAATGTTCTTAGCATATGTTTTGCTTACTGGAGACGCCTATAATTGTCGTTAGTAACTAATAAGAGCGAAGTAGCGAGTATGTATGCTCCGCTCATCATTCTTTGGTCTATCAACTTATTCACTTGAGAACTGGTGCTTGAACCACGGTATCAAAGCTCTTAGCATTCCATGATCGCTATGAGGGATCAGTGAAATCATTTATGTCCATACTTACAACATGGTGTTCAGCAATTTCCTTCTAGCTATCCTAGTTCTCTGCAATTATATTACCTTTCTTTGACCTAGCAAGCAATAGCAAGACGATACTTGATCCGTGACTTAATATTTAGGAGCCATCTCTAGAAATTAACACATTTTCTTCTCGGGGCCAATTTATCTCCAAAATCCTTCAGGCAGCTATCGTTTGGTTCATCTTGATTTAGATTTTGTCGCCCGAACTAAGGAgttcttttatttaattcTAAAGTTAGCAGTTCCATTTGGCGAAATTGGGTTGCTTGTATGAGACACATTATTTCTCTCTTGCCGAGTGTTTCATGTTCACCACATCTCGGGCAACCATTTATTCTATCGATGACAGAGATTTGGTACTAATCACATTTGAATTGTAAACTATGGACCAGTTCTTGTCCATTTTACTCTGAGCATCCTAACACTTGTGACGATGGTGAGACAGCCCGAGGAAAAGGTTGGAGTCATCCCGGCGAAGGGTTAACTTTTTTCAATTCTCGCGATGACATTGTCAGCAAAAGAATGGAACCATCCTGGCTAAgatctattatttttctctttaACTTCACTTCAACCCAGACTCCACACTTGAAAGTGATAACCTCATCAGAAGGGATGAACCCAGAGAAGAGCAGTCTCTTTCTCCTTATCTTCAATCCGGACTCCAAACCAGGACGCACAAATTATAGCATGTCATTTATTAAATAGTAATTATCGTAGCAATTTATACATAAGATCGTTCAGGTCGTAATAGCGTCTCAAAAGACGATGAAGTTATCCCATATGTTTCTTCTCGGTCCATTTCTTCATTAATGATTTATTTGCCAGTGCATTCGCTGCAGCAGCTTGCTCAGCTAGCTTCTTGTTACTTCCCCTGCCTTCCCCCATCAGATCACTTCCCATGACCACTTTGGAGTAGAACTCAGACCCAGATACCGTCGTGGTGTAAATAGGTTTCCATTTTGCAGAAGAGATCTTAGCGTAAAGTTCTGCTTTTTTACTGTTCGCTTGGCCTGGAACTTCGGAATAGGAAGCCGATAAATCAGAAAACTCATCTGTTAAACCAGTATCTGATATAGTATCTGGACTGGACAACTCTGCGTCTGGCAATTGCggtttatttttctttccGCCGATAGGAGCAACAGTTCTCGGAGACTGGCGCCTTATCTCAGAATATTTCTCTATTGCAGGTGAATTTTTTAAAGCCATCATAGCAGCAAGAAGTCCAGCACTTCGAATGCTTTTACCTGTGCCTACACCAATAACCTCGTTATTAATCCTGCACTCAACAGTGTATTCACGTTCATTTCCATGGCCGCGTTCAAGAACAGGCACGTACTCGGGATTCATATCATGACTTCCAATTTGTACGTACAACAAATTCTTGGCATCCTTGTCAATTGGCTCTGCTGCATTTCTATCTTTGCTCGCCCTCGAAAGACTAGGTCGGAAGAGGTCACTAAGCCATTGGTTGACAACTTTGGGACCAAGTTGAGGATCAAGATAGACACCAGCAATATACGCCTCAAAAGTATCAGCTATGACCTTGGAGTTGGTTGGTTCATTTTTGCCCTTGTCGGTTTTAAGCTTTTTATCAAGCCCATACATGGTAGCCCATTCACCAATAGTATCATTCTTTACCAGCATCACACGCATCGTTGTAAGTACACCTTCACTTGCATCAGGAAAAACCTCATATACAAGATTACTAGCTACGAAATTTAGTACAGCATCACCCATGAACTCCAGTCGTTCGTTATGAACCCCGAGGATCTCGGCAGGACTGAGGTAACTTCTATCAACAGCAGACTTATGAGTAAATACTTGGTTCTCAAGACCTTTGTCGACTATTTCAGGAAGCGAAGGCGGCCAGACTTTCTTAGCAGAAACTGGAGCCTCATCATTACCATCTTCCACCTCCTTCaatttcttttccttcttggCAAGTTTCGCACGTTTGTAGGTATATGGCTCAATATCAAAGTCAGGTATGTTAGGTCTTGAGGCAGGATCTGAGTCGTGAGAGGATTCTGAAACTAAGTCGTAAAATAGTCGTGGAAGTTTATTATTGCAGTCTTCAAGCTTGATTTTCTTGGCAAGTTGAATTCTTTTCTGGCCTAGCAGATTTTGGATCTCAACTGCTTGACCTGAAGTACCAGTGCTAGCTTCCCTGACTGCTTTAGGATCAATCAACCCTGGGCAGACCTCCAAAATAGTTTTCAGATGCTTCTGAATGCTGACCATGGCATAATCCAGTGCGATTAAATCAGTcaatttgatattttccgAAGTTTCTGAAGATACGTCATTGGGGCTGTTACCTCCAGAGATGGTTTCCAGGCCTCTCTTTCCCATTATTGGCGGTATTCTAACGAAGAAAATGGGATATCAAAACTAGGACCCTGTAAactttcaaaacaaaatataaatgtAAATGCTTTAACTTTTAATAAAAACTAAAAAGGAGGCACCAcaaatgccaatgccaGCAAGATCGATATTGTTATAAACCGCTCTGTAGCTAAAGCTTGTCGATAGATCACCGATTTGAGGCCGTTCTTTATTCCAAACGAACGATATCTTAAACGCTGCAATTGGACCctatatttttttgatagaTATTACCAAAATGATTATTCTCTTCCAGATCACTTACAAAAGTGAATTAGAAGTGTCTACCAAGAAACTAGATGAagtaaaaaataaacactGATATTCCTCAGATCAATTAATCTTCCGGGGTTTTAGCGCCGCACGTCTCTAGATGTTCATGGCTTGAACTGGCATGTGCTCCTTCCCACGCCTTCTCGAAACTACCGGTTGTGCAATCATGAATCGAATCATTTTATCAGCCATTGTGCTGATATTTTCTCTACTGAGCGTACATGGATACACCCTTCGAGGATCTATTGCTGGTGCGCCAACAGCCAATCTATTTCCGTTGACAGCATCAGACATTACCTCTACGAAGATAATTCTTCGTAATAGAGACACTTTGTCAGTTTCTGAGGCTTATTTACAATCTGCCAAGGGAGATTTCACATTCAACAATGTAGTTGAGGGATCATATATTCTTTCTTTGCAAAGTCTGCCATTGATCACCCCTTACTCATATCGCGTTGACATTCGACCTGGCGAAGTTGAGGTACATCAGGTAGTCGCTGGTCATGATATCAATACGGATCTGGGTCCTCGCGTATCATATCCAATTGTCATTGATCAGATTTCGCGACCCAAATACACAGTTGAAAGAGAAGCGTTTAGTCTTATCAATATGGTCAAGAGTCCAATGATGCTTATGAGTTTAGGCTCTCTCGTCATGGTGTTCTTACTGCCAAAGATGGCTGCTAATATCGACCCGGAAACCGTACAACAACTCCAGGACACACAAAAGTCACGAAATGAGGTGGTTGACAAGGTTTCAAACTTTGATATGGCATCATATCTTGCTGGAAAATCTCAGTaatatcaaataaattaataaaagtaCATAATACAGTTTTACAAGCCTACCGATAGTCTTATACTTCACTACCGGTCAGCATTCGACTTTGCTGACGCTAGCAGACTGTCGAGACTCGATTGGAATTGCTCACGATCTTTTTCATCAGGTGGCACAGCCTCTTCAAAACGTCTTCGTTTGCGTCCAGCAGGCTCCGAGTGAGATTCTGAACCTGTGGGAATATTATAAGTACGTTGACGGCCCATAAATCCAGGCTCAGCACCCGTACCTGACTCTTCAAGTACCTGAAACAATTGTTTTGGTCGGGATGATGCGCTTGTTTCTGGAACAACTGTAGGTctatcttcatcatcatcatcttcgtcctcaCCGTACTCACCCTCCGGAGCCTCGCCGTCCAATTCTCTGGCATTCCGCTTGGATTTTCGCAGTTCAAACCCGGATGTTTCAGCTGCACGAtccgctgccgctgctgtATCCTCATCAACGTAGCCCTGtccttcttcgtcatcctcctcttcctcttcttcttcctctccttcctcctcgtcctcttcttcctcttcctcttcatcatcgatTATTTGTCCCCATGGTCGCTTCTCTACAGGAACAGCTAGATTGCTAGTTGACTTTTTCTCAGAGTCAACAGAGGCAGTCAAGTTTCCACCATATAATGGAGCACCATTGCTGTCTAATGGTGCTCGTCCCCAACCACCAGGCTGGAAACCCCATTGAGCACCTGGGGGAATTGGTGCATTGAGACCCGGAATTTTTAACCCAGGAAAACTAGGCGGTGGACCATATCTTTGCATTGACAAAAGCCATGGTGGTGGAGCTCCAGGAGGTATATTTAGTGCCTGCTTCAACCTCTGGGAAAGTCTACCTGGTCtgtattttgaaaaatccaACTCGTTTTCTTTGCCTTCGTAGTATACATCACCTATGCCCAGTAGCTTAGGTTTTGTTtgaaatttaaaaaatGCATTGTGTAGCTTTTGATAGTCGATATCCAGTCGGCCCATTTTGGGCTGTACTCGCTCTCTAGTTTTTTGTCTTAACGTGGACTCATCTTCTTTGAGAGCATCTCTCATATCCATGATTCCAGTATCTTTGATGAAATCCGGTAGCTCAAAAGGGTCTCTCATAAGTCCTCGCTTCGTTGATAAAAACTCTTTCTTTAGCTGCCAGTGTTCAGGAACAGGAACAACGCCTCGACTGGTTTTTAGTTGAACAACTAGGTCGGGGTCTGTAGAATCTGCATCATACCATTCAACAAGCTCAGGGAAACGGGCATGCGATTTGAGCAGTGCCAAAGGAATTTTTCTCATTTGTTTCAACtttttcttcgtcaatTCTTTTGATTGGTGTTTCCCATCCTGTAAGTTGTCTtggtcatcttcatcatctgaaatatcttcGCCATCATCACTGTAGAACACTTGACCCTCCTCATCCTCGCTGCCAGCATTTTTGCTCTTTTCAGGGACGTTTTCTTCTGTGTAGAATTTGtcgaaaataaatttatatTGAGCAAATCGCGGGTCATTAAGAGACTGGTCGATTTCTGAatcaaatatatttgttaGCGCTGGTCGTTCTCTCGTGCTATGTTCGTTGGCTGATATATCGTCATCCAGCCTCATATGATCTGTTTGGCTGTCTACTTCGCCAGTGTTTTCGCTATCGGCAATCCCATTTTGCTTCCCATTGGTCTCTGGATAATGTTCTAATCCATTTTCTTCGTTAGTAGGTTGCACTTCACTTTTTGCTGGAATTTCCGCCTCGGTCGATGTAGCGCGAGGAGTAACTACTGTTGCCTTCTTAGCCTTTGCTCGTTCTCTTCGGATCTGGTTCTTAGTCTTTCGAGGCTTTTTCACGCCTCCATCAGTTAACTCGGCCATTGGTGCCGACAAATCTATACAGTCACTTGTGGAGCAGTGATACTTTtcagaagtagcagttAATCTGGTTTGCATGCATATTCTGCAAGTATTCTACTAACGGTATGTGTTTGGCACCCTGAGGTACGGTTAAGCTCTAGGAATGATCTTGTCGAGCTGAGAAGTTCTATTGCTAAAATATGGAACCAGTGAGTGCTTCAAGATAGATATTATTGTGACTGTGCTCATATCAACTTTTTTCTGGTCTGAAAGGAGCGTGCTGACTGCTCTATGGAGTTCTCCTATAGAAATGAAGCTACGCTTTACTTTTAGTGATTCCTCTGGCCCTGTTTGAGCCAAATCCCAAATCCCGAATGCCAAAATGATATTAGGACTTCCAAGTATGTTATATACCCTCAAGATTTGTAGCTGTGCTCGATTGCATTTTACGGGGCCGTTGCAACGCTCTTCCATTATCTAGAGCAAAGAATGTTAAATCATATGAAAGTGTTAAAGACACAGACAATCTCTTGATCTCATATCTTgctaatttattattctaTAAAAATCAATATGTATCACtgtgattttgatgattttCACTATTGTATTAGTACTCTATAGTGAATTGGTCCTTATGGGCCCTGCAGAAGGTCGATCCCCACGAATGCATTTGCAATTAAGAGTGTAATGACAACGGTATATAGGAAGGATAATAATTTTTCTCTATATCTAATCAATCGCTAGTATATCTATTCGAGTATAGTACCAAATTTTCTCGCCTCAATGGAACCAGTATGACCCTGATTCTTGCCATATGAGCAAGAAATGGTGACACATCAGGACTCTCGTAGGATGGTTGAGCCAAACATCTGGGGGCTCGATTCGAGCAGGGGTAAATCATTAGTTTTGGATATtaacaaaattatttgGAGAATACCTTAAATATAGGACCCTCGTAAGAAACTACCTACACCCTTTAATTCCCAGCCGTGCTGGCCCTATTAGggattttcaggggtaactaGATTGCATACCTTTCGCGCGGTTAATACAAGATCCCTGGCCCATTCCGTCCAATTAAACGCTTTAAACACAGTAATAAGCacatttttgaattttctGCTTCAGTTATGTCCTGATACGACTCGTTGTGTTAGAGATTTAAATACCCCTAGGCTCTAGGAGTTCGAAGTACAGTGGCTACCTCAGGCAGTTCCACCTCACCTTTCTTCTCCTCAAATGATCCTCTATAGACACCGATTGAGCCGGTTTTATATTGGTATGGAACAATCCAACCTGCGATGCGTGCTTTTTCAAAACATCTCAGGTTTTAGACCCTGAGTACCTCGAACATGCAATCGCATATCTTAGAAGAAGGGAGAAGTATCGaaacaataaatatcttTAAATACGGGAGTCGGGTCCTCTAAACGATTAAATAAAACTCCCTGGAATTACAGCCATGTGATCAGACTTCTCTGAATTCTCGGAAACGGAAGGCTCTGCAGGTTGCGCGTCATCTGTGGCTGGTGCAGGGCCTTCTTCAATCGATAAACCGGACTGCCTTTGCGAGCTGGCCATTGTATCAGTTATCGAATCTTCTAAACGGTCAAGACTGTGTGTGATACTAGAGACTGTAAAGTTAGCTTTGCATAAAATATGGCAATAGAATCgacataaataaaagacAGCAGGTGGTCTGTTCTATGAATTGGGGAAGACTTACCTTGTGTAAGAATATCTTTTTCAACGCTTATGACTTTTTGTAGCTTGTGACATAGTTAGAACAGAGACGTTACAATAATACTCTGGTAGTCCGAGTATTCTTGTCCTAATAACAGTCCTTACTTACCAGTTCCTGGAGCATCTTTTCTATATCTCTACCAATCTCGTGTGCTGGAGGGGTGATAGTGGTTGAAGATTCTAAGCTATTAGCAGTCTCTGTACCAATCTTTGGAGTTGCATTTCCACTTGCGATCTTGGGAGACTGAATGGCTGCAACCAAGGAGTCAGTATTCAACGGTGGAGAAGACATTAGGGTGTAAGTGCGTGAATGCCAAATATAGTCTGCTTTAATATGATGCtaaaatgaaatcaaacttTTCCAATGAAATAAGGTCGAAGCCGGTGATTTCCTTAAATGAGCTGAAACCTAGCATTTAATTCTGTTTCATGTGGTTCTCCAAAGCTACATCTATAAGTGTAACGCTATTTTGGCAGGCTCGCTTCTCTCGTTTATAGAATATTACGTAGGTCGCGATTTCCCCGTACCACTACAGGCCTACAGGTTCGCGTACTAGGATCAACTgacttcttctgctgtatTGGTATTTTGTTTCTAGTTCGCTAATCAGGGGTTTTATTGGAGCTAAACTGTCATTCTTTGGTCAGACCGTTTCTTCGTTTTGTTCTTACCTTGATTTTAAACTCCCTCGAGGAATGACACTCATCTGTTCCTCTTAAACAATTGTAATATTGTTTCCTTCATTGCATCTACCAATCATGGTTCTCACCAAATTATTAAACTTGAGTCAAGAAATACGTCCCTACAGCCAGGTTTCACATTCAAAAATGTGGACAGAAGTGCTAAAAAGATATTATAATCATTCATATCCAGTATTGCGTCGCTGTCCCAGCACTCGTTGCCACTACAGCATTAAGAATCCAATTGAGAGATCCAAATCCCCATTATTCAATTCTCAGCGTCGTTTATTAAGTACCGCTTCACAACTACAACAGCCCGCCAAAACGGGTCAAGCTAAAAGTGTTTTAAGTATAGGTGGAACCGCGACAAAGTCACCGAGAGCAAGAACAATTCAGTCAGCTGCCACAGCCTCTGCTACGTCAGCTGCCTTGGGATCTCCACATCATGATCTGAAATCATATATCAGATACACAAACTGTAACAACGTGAATCAAAAATCAACAGTATTCAGAGGCACTTTGTACGAGTATTCTGTACAACATATACTCATGAGTCACTTGAAATTCAAAGGAGTAGTGAGATCAGGACGTGCTGGCGATAAAGGAGTCGATCTCCTTGGGAATTGGAAAAAGTTGCTTGCTCTTGTTCAGTGCAAATCTTCCACTGTAAAGACTGGAGCTCGGCTGTTTAGGGAAATGGCTGGCGTGTATAATATCTTTGTGGCTGGTTCGAAAGACGAAGGAAAAGCTGTCATTATAATAGCTTCGCCAGCCTCTATCACTTCACATGGCATGCGAGAGTTTCTTCAGCTCTCAATTCcaattatttattgcaaAATCGACTACACAGTCCCCCTCTACAACTTCGAGACATCTGACTATGATTTAGGGAGTTTAGCTGACGGCTCGGCTCTTCAAAGCATTCTGTACAATGACGAGGCAGCAAAGCTCTTGGCAAAACACGGTCTCAAGATCAGCCAGCAGTATACGCTTGACTCTAGTCCCCCAGTAGTTCCCTCATCGGTGTCCTCTGCCTCAGTTAAAACTTCCATCAAGGCTTCAGTATCTTCAGCATAGTGTACATAGATTATAAATTCATCTGGCATTGTcttcggcggctggggctgtgccccagaccccgttgctcctgcttcgcagaaGTTACGTCGGGTAGTGATAATTGAATCTTGGCCGGTTTGAGATGTGAGATCTAAGTTGGGATCGgcacttttatttttgagcTTATGCGGGGTTGACGCAGGGTGCTAACCTTAGCAGGATATTTAAAGTGGCTGGCACTTTTCTTGCCTTTATCAGCAAACAAGATCTATACAAAGGAACTGTTATCAAGCCGAAAAAACGAACTCCTGCTAGTATATAAGAAAATAGAGATcataaaattaataaataaagaagGTCATAAATATGCGTAATCAGGATATTTTAACTGTTCTCAGCTGATATGCCACTAGGCAGTCAAATGCCCAGTCAAGCATGTGTTAGTAGAGATATGAATGGT
This is a stretch of genomic DNA from Sugiyamaella lignohabitans strain CBS 10342 chromosome C, complete sequence. It encodes these proteins:
- the RNT1 gene encoding Rnt1p (Nuclear dsRNA-specific ribonuclease (RNase III); involved in rDNA transcription, rRNA processing and U2 snRNA 3' end formation by cleavage of a stem-loop structure at the 3' end of U2 snRNA; involved in polyadenylation-independent transcription termination; involved in the cell wall stress response, regulating the degradation of cell wall integrity and morphogenesis checkpoint genes; GO_component: GO:0005730 - nucleolus [Evidence IDA] [PMID 15090619]; GO_component: GO:0005654 - nucleoplasm [Evidence IDA] [PMID 15090619]; GO_function: GO:0003723 - RNA binding [Evidence IEA,IEA]; GO_function: GO:0004519 - endonuclease activity [Evidence IEA]; GO_function: GO:0016787 - hydrolase activity [Evidence IEA]; GO_function: GO:0004518 - nuclease activity [Evidence IEA]; GO_function: GO:0004525 - ribonuclease III activity [Evidence IEA,IEA]; GO_function: GO:0004525 - ribonuclease III activity [Evidence IDA] [PMID 15766245]; GO_process: GO:0090501 - RNA phosphodiester bond hydrolysis [Evidence IEA,IEA]; GO_process: GO:0090502 - RNA phosphodiester bond hydrolysis, endonucleolytic [Evidence IEA,IEA]; GO_process: GO:0006396 - RNA processing [Evidence IEA]; GO_process: GO:0034473 - U1 snRNA 3'-end processing [Evidence IMP] [PMID 10508172]; GO_process: GO:0034475 - U4 snRNA 3'-end processing [Evidence IMP] [PMID 10508172]; GO_process: GO:0034476 - U5 snRNA 3'-end processing [Evidence IMP] [PMID 10508172]; GO_process: GO:0034963 - box C/D snoRNA processing [Evidence IMP] [PMID 23201338]; GO_process: GO:0034964 - box H/ACA snoRNA processing [Evidence IMP] [PMID 23201338]; GO_process: GO:0006325 - chromatin organization [Evidence IMP] [PMID 17991894]; GO_process: GO:0006379 - mRNA cleavage [Evidence IDA,IMP] [PMID 17158880]; GO_process: GO:0016075 - rRNA catabolic process [Evidence IEA]; GO_process: GO:0006364 - rRNA processing [Evidence IMP] [PMID 17991894]; GO_process: GO:0009303 - rRNA transcription [Evidence IMP] [PMID 17991894]; GO_process: GO:0060237 - regulation of fungal-type cell wall organization [Evidence IGI,IMP] [PMID 22576366]; GO_process: GO:0030847 - termination of RNA polymerase II transcription, exosome-dependent [Evidence IDA,IMP,IPI] [PMID 19818713]), which produces MGKRGLETISGGNSPNDVSSETSENIKLTDLIALDYAMVSIQKHLKTILEVCPGLIDPKAVREASTGTSGQAVEIQNLLGQKRIQLAKKIKLEDCNNKLPRLFYDLVSESSHDSDPASRPNIPDFDIEPYTYKRAKLAKKEKKLKEVEDGNDEAPVSAKKVWPPSLPEIVDKGLENQVFTHKSAVDRSYLSPAEILGVHNERLEFMGDAVLNFVASNLVYEVFPDASEGVLTTMRVMLVKNDTIGEWATMYGLDKKLKTDKGKNEPTNSKVIADTFEAYIAGVYLDPQLGPKVVNQWLSDLFRPSLSRASKDRNAAEPIDKDAKNLLYVQIGSHDMNPEYVPVLERGHGNEREYTVECRINNEVIGVGTGKSIRSAGLLAAMMALKNSPAIEKYSEIRRQSPRTVAPIGGKKNKPQLPDAELSSPDTISDTGLTDEFSDLSASYSEVPGQANSKKAELYAKISSAKWKPIYTTTVSGSEFYSKVVMGSDLMGEGRGSNKKLAEQAAAANALANKSLMKKWTEKKHMG
- the CUS1 gene encoding Cus1p (Protein required for assembly of U2 snRNP into the spliceosome; forms a complex with Hsh49p and Hsh155p; GO_component: GO:0005686 - U2 snRNP [Evidence IDA] [PMID 15565172]; GO_component: GO:0005686 - U2 snRNP [Evidence IDA] [PMID 16314500]; GO_component: GO:0071004 - U2-type prespliceosome [Evidence IDA] [PMID 16618970]; GO_component: GO:0005634 - nucleus [Evidence IEA,IEA,IEA]; GO_function: GO:0003723 - RNA binding [Evidence IEA]; GO_function: GO:0003674 - molecular_function [Evidence ND]; GO_process: GO:0006397 - mRNA processing [Evidence IEA]; GO_process: GO:0000398 - mRNA splicing, via spliceosome [Evidence IPI] [PMID 16314500]; GO_process: GO:0000245 - spliceosomal complex assembly [Evidence IDA] [PMID 8566755]), with product MQTRLTATSEKYHCSTSDCIDLSAPMAELTDGGVKKPRKTKNQIRRERAKAKKATVVTPRATSTEAEIPAKSEVQPTNEENGLEHYPETNGKQNGIADSENTGEVDSQTDHMRLDDDISANEHSTRERPALTNIFDSEIDQSLNDPRFAQYKFIFDKFYTEENVPEKSKNAGSEDEEGQVFYSDDGEDISDDEDDQDNLQDGKHQSKELTKKKLKQMRKIPLALLKSHARFPELVEWYDADSTDPDLVVQLKTSRGVVPVPEHWQLKKEFLSTKRGLMRDPFELPDFIKDTGIMDMRDALKEDESTLRQKTRERVQPKMGRLDIDYQKLHNAFFKFQTKPKLLGIGDVYYEGKENELDFSKYRPGRLSQRLKQALNIPPGAPPPWLLSMQRYGPPPSFPGLKIPGLNAPIPPGAQWGFQPGGWGRAPLDSNGAPLYGGNLTASVDSEKKSTSNLAVPVEKRPWGQIIDDEEEEEEEDEEEGEEEEEEEEDDEEGQGYVDEDTAAAADRAAETSGFELRKSKRNARELDGEAPEGEYGEDEDDDDEDRPTVVPETSASSRPKQLFQVLEESGTGAEPGFMGRQRTYNIPTGSESHSEPAGRKRRRFEEAVPPDEKDREQFQSSLDSLLASAKSNADR
- the RRG7 gene encoding Rrg7p (hypothetical protein; green fluorescent protein (GFP)-fusion protein localizes to the mitochondrion; deletion confers sensitivity to 4-(N-(S-glutathionylacetyl)amino) phenylarsenoxide (GSAO); YOR305W is not an essential gene; GO_component: GO:0005739 - mitochondrion [Evidence IEA,IEA]; GO_component: GO:0005739 - mitochondrion [Evidence IDA] [PMID 14562095]; GO_function: GO:0003674 - molecular_function [Evidence ND]; GO_process: GO:0008150 - biological_process [Evidence ND]), with the protein product MVLTKLLNLSQEIRPYSQVSHSKMWTEVLKRYYNHSYPVLRRCPSTRCHYSIKNPIERSKSPLFNSQRRLLSTASQLQQPAKTGQAKSVLSIGGTATKSPRARTIQSAATASATSAALGSPHHDLKSYIRYTNCNNVNQKSTVFRGTLYEYSVQHILMSHLKFKGVVRSGRAGDKGVDLLGNWKKLLALVQCKSSTVKTGARLFREMAGVYNIFVAGSKDEGKAVIIIASPASITSHGMREFLQLSIPIIYCKIDYTVPLYNFETSDYDLGSLADGSALQSILYNDEAAKLLAKHGLKISQQYTLDSSPPVVPSSVSSASVKTSIKASVSSA